The Flavobacterium faecale genome has a segment encoding these proteins:
- a CDS encoding T9SS type B sorting domain-containing protein, which yields MKKSLNFIFFLMSFSFYGQYTQIPDVNFEKALIYRGIDSGVPDGKILTSTINSITYLNVSVYGIEISDLTGIEGFTNLTNLACQYNKLTTLDVSKNTKLTVLYCYNNLLTNLDISKNTNLKVIDCKENFLTRMDVSNNINLTNLWCNNNLLTYLNLKNGHNNLLQSHYSNFWGNSNLFCIIVDDVAYSDTNWYFLKNSSTTFTTLENPAPEIPSPQFFCSANTKTLADIIITTGTNLSWYHASTGGSAIPNTNLLDNNTTYYASQGSSECESIRTVVKVIFDDNQPPIPNLATLPSITGDCKTQITTTPTATDACAGTISATTTSPLSYNLPGTYTIVWTYDDGNGNKATQNQTVIITPQPLPTATASQTFCLQQNATLSDITITGQSIKWYDSLANGNLLLNTTALQNGIMYYASQTIDGCESERTPVSINIPNTPAPTATLKQTFCSSQNPTLATIAINGTAVKWYDSPIGGLQLVIGTPLVDGNFYYASQTQNSCESILRQMVQIELIDTLPAMDHSEVLCDDLNDGKEIVNLNSYTNNLIASTNGYTFDFYSTKTGAENELATTKITTTATYALKTGINELFVRINSSTSCYGIAVLQLTVVDKPKITIPDTVAICDNATITITADAGYDQYLWSTGQTTPQIIITTPDDYWITVTKNYGAIACTTTKNFSVKKSTIAVVTAIETTDWTDNQNTIMVMVTGNGDYEYALDDKNYQSSNQFTNLIAGNYVVYVRDRNGCGTTLSEVALVMYPKFFTPNNDGHNDNWSLVASNPEDGWELKVFDRYGKLIKTLLKNQSWDGTFNGQNLPATDYWFIATKKDGTEFKGHFSLKR from the coding sequence ATGAAAAAATCATTAAATTTTATTTTCTTTCTTATGTCTTTTTCGTTTTATGGACAATATACACAAATACCTGATGTCAATTTTGAAAAAGCACTTATTTATCGAGGAATTGATAGTGGCGTTCCCGATGGGAAAATCTTAACTTCGACCATTAATTCAATTACATATTTAAACGTATCTGTTTATGGTATTGAAATTTCGGATTTAACTGGAATTGAAGGATTTACTAATTTAACAAATTTAGCTTGTCAATACAACAAATTAACCACGCTTGATGTGTCTAAAAACACCAAATTAACGGTTCTTTATTGTTATAATAACTTATTAACAAATTTGGATATTTCGAAAAACACCAATTTAAAAGTTATTGATTGCAAAGAGAACTTTTTAACTCGAATGGATGTATCGAACAATATCAATTTAACAAACCTTTGGTGTAATAATAATTTATTGACTTACCTCAATTTAAAAAACGGTCATAATAATCTTTTACAATCACATTATAGTAATTTTTGGGGAAACTCTAATCTTTTCTGTATAATTGTAGACGATGTCGCTTACTCCGATACAAATTGGTACTTTTTGAAAAACTCAAGCACTACTTTTACCACTTTAGAAAATCCAGCTCCAGAAATTCCATCACCTCAATTTTTTTGCAGTGCAAACACAAAAACTTTGGCTGATATAATAATTACTACGGGAACAAACTTGTCCTGGTACCATGCTTCAACTGGAGGCAGTGCAATTCCAAATACTAATCTATTGGATAATAATACGACTTATTATGCCTCACAAGGTTCTAGTGAGTGCGAAAGTATTAGAACTGTCGTAAAAGTTATATTTGACGACAACCAGCCTCCAATTCCCAATTTAGCAACCCTACCATCCATCACTGGCGATTGTAAAACTCAAATCACAACAACACCAACAGCTACCGATGCTTGTGCAGGAACAATTAGTGCCACAACTACTAGTCCGCTATCGTATAATTTACCCGGAACGTACACCATCGTATGGACGTATGACGATGGAAACGGGAATAAAGCTACACAAAATCAAACCGTCATAATTACACCACAACCTTTACCGACTGCTACAGCAAGTCAAACTTTTTGTTTGCAACAAAATGCAACTTTATCTGATATTACAATTACTGGTCAAAGTATAAAATGGTACGATTCCCTAGCCAACGGGAATCTACTTTTAAATACAACAGCACTGCAAAATGGCATAATGTACTACGCTTCCCAAACTATTGATGGTTGTGAGAGTGAAAGAACTCCCGTTTCAATAAACATTCCAAACACCCCTGCACCAACAGCAACTTTAAAGCAAACTTTTTGTAGTAGTCAAAATCCAACTTTAGCCACTATTGCAATTAATGGTACTGCTGTAAAATGGTATGACTCGCCTATAGGTGGATTGCAGTTGGTTATTGGTACACCCTTGGTTGATGGAAACTTCTATTATGCATCACAAACCCAAAATAGTTGTGAGAGTATTTTGAGACAAATGGTACAAATTGAATTAATCGATACATTACCCGCAATGGATCACAGTGAAGTACTTTGCGACGACTTGAACGATGGAAAAGAAATTGTAAATCTAAATTCATACACTAACAATTTGATTGCAAGCACAAATGGATATACTTTTGATTTTTATTCGACCAAAACTGGAGCAGAAAACGAACTAGCTACAACCAAAATTACGACAACCGCTACGTATGCATTAAAGACAGGTATTAACGAGCTTTTTGTTCGAATAAATTCGTCTACCTCTTGCTACGGAATTGCTGTTTTGCAATTGACGGTAGTTGATAAGCCAAAAATAACGATTCCGGACACTGTAGCTATTTGCGATAATGCTACAATCACCATAACTGCAGATGCGGGTTACGACCAATACCTTTGGTCAACAGGGCAAACCACTCCTCAAATTATAATTACCACCCCGGATGACTATTGGATAACTGTTACCAAAAATTACGGAGCCATTGCTTGTACGACTACAAAAAACTTTAGTGTAAAAAAATCAACTATAGCAGTCGTAACGGCTATTGAAACCACAGATTGGACAGACAATCAAAATACCATAATGGTAATGGTAACTGGAAATGGCGATTATGAATATGCATTGGATGATAAGAACTACCAGAGCAGTAACCAGTTTACCAATCTTATCGCAGGCAATTATGTTGTATATGTACGTGACCGCAACGGTTGTGGTACTACATTAAGCGAAGTAGCTTTGGTTATGTACCCTAAATTTTTTACCCCTAACAATGATGGTCACAATGACAACTGGAGTTTAGTTGCCTCTAATCCAGAAGATGGATGGGAATTAAAGGTCTTTGATCGCTATGGAAAACTTATAAAAACCCTACTGAAAAACCAATCTTGGGACGGAACCTTCAACGGTCAAAACCTTCCTGCTACAGATTACTGGTTTATTGCTACTAAGAAGGATGGGACAGAATTTAAAGGTCATTTTTCTTTGAAGAGATAG
- a CDS encoding B12-binding domain-containing radical SAM protein, giving the protein MKTKLLLITPPFTQLNTPYPATAYIKGFLNTINVASVQADLGIEVILKLFSKEGLQDLFAAGSQKLQREDISTNSRRIFALQDEYCKTINPVIAFLQGKNPTLALQICQEDYLPEASRFAQLEELDWAFGSMGTQDKAKHLATLYLEDISDFIVECVDANFGFSRYAERLGRSANSFDELYDALNQEPTYIDGIFLSIVKERIETVQPTMFLISVPFPGNLYSAFRAGQWVKQHYPNIKISMGGGFPNTELRSLTDARVFEFLDFITLDDGEAPIEELLLSLEQPIANSQQPTALKRTFLLENGKVVYRNNSTKPDYKQAQVGTPDYSDLLLDKYISVIEIVNPMHRMWSDGRWNKLTMAHGCYWGKCTFCDISLDYIKIYEPVAANLLCDRIEELVIQTGQTGFHFVDEAAPPALMRALALEILKRKISITWWTNIRFEKSFTADLCLLLKASGCIAVSGGLEVASDRLLKLIDKGVTVEQVAKVTQHFTQAGIMVHSYLMYGYPTQTVQETVDSLEMVRQMFEAGVLQSGFWHQFAMTAHSPVGMNPEDFGVIPTSPSLGGLGEAFFANNDIDFKDKTGIDHDKFSFGLKKSLFNFMHGICFDYELQDWFDFKIPKTKIPIDFIEKALANDLVLTTKPTAKIVWLGGKPEIDHFTKSKKGNSWEMMRLTFHDKKESFEIQTNKEEGEWLAQMLVKISVHTNKVYTFQELKADFESQLEDFELFWYSKPIHIIRSFGLLTL; this is encoded by the coding sequence TTGAAAACTAAATTACTGCTCATTACCCCACCGTTTACGCAATTGAATACGCCATATCCAGCAACGGCCTACATCAAAGGTTTTTTGAATACCATAAATGTAGCTTCTGTTCAAGCAGATTTGGGTATTGAAGTAATTTTAAAATTATTTTCGAAAGAAGGGTTGCAAGACTTGTTTGCAGCAGGAAGTCAAAAGCTGCAAAGGGAAGATATTTCAACGAATTCGAGAAGAATATTCGCTTTACAAGACGAATATTGCAAGACCATAAACCCTGTAATTGCATTTTTACAAGGGAAAAATCCAACCTTAGCGCTACAAATTTGCCAAGAAGATTATTTGCCTGAGGCTTCTCGATTTGCACAATTGGAAGAACTTGATTGGGCTTTTGGAAGCATGGGAACACAAGACAAAGCCAAACACCTTGCTACTTTATACCTTGAAGATATATCCGATTTTATTGTCGAATGTGTCGATGCTAACTTTGGTTTCAGTCGCTATGCCGAGCGTTTAGGGCGGTCTGCTAATTCGTTTGATGAATTATATGACGCTTTAAATCAAGAGCCTACCTATATAGACGGAATATTTCTTTCGATAGTAAAAGAAAGAATAGAAACCGTTCAACCTACCATGTTTTTAATCTCGGTTCCTTTTCCAGGAAATCTTTACAGCGCTTTTCGTGCGGGACAATGGGTGAAGCAACATTATCCAAATATCAAAATTTCGATGGGTGGAGGTTTCCCTAACACCGAATTACGCTCTCTTACTGATGCACGAGTATTTGAATTCCTAGATTTCATAACGCTAGACGACGGTGAAGCGCCAATCGAAGAGTTGCTATTGAGTTTGGAACAGCCAATAGCCAATAGCCAACAGCCAACAGCCTTAAAAAGAACATTTCTGTTAGAAAATGGAAAAGTTGTTTATAGAAACAATTCGACCAAACCCGACTACAAGCAGGCACAAGTAGGTACACCCGATTATTCGGATTTGTTATTAGACAAATATATTTCGGTGATCGAAATTGTCAATCCCATGCACCGTATGTGGAGTGATGGGCGCTGGAACAAACTTACCATGGCGCACGGTTGCTATTGGGGGAAATGTACATTTTGCGATATTTCATTAGATTATATAAAGATTTACGAACCCGTAGCGGCCAATTTGCTTTGTGATCGCATTGAAGAATTAGTGATTCAAACTGGTCAAACAGGATTCCATTTTGTTGACGAAGCAGCTCCGCCAGCATTGATGCGCGCTTTAGCGCTCGAAATCTTGAAGCGAAAAATTTCTATTACTTGGTGGACAAACATTCGATTCGAAAAAAGTTTTACTGCAGATTTATGCCTTTTATTGAAAGCTTCGGGCTGTATCGCCGTTTCGGGTGGTCTTGAAGTGGCATCAGATAGGCTCTTGAAATTAATAGACAAAGGTGTGACAGTAGAGCAAGTTGCTAAGGTTACGCAACATTTTACGCAGGCCGGAATCATGGTGCATTCGTACTTAATGTACGGATACCCTACACAAACAGTGCAAGAAACTGTGGATAGCCTCGAAATGGTGCGTCAAATGTTTGAAGCTGGCGTATTGCAATCTGGTTTTTGGCATCAATTTGCCATGACGGCGCACAGTCCTGTTGGGATGAATCCAGAAGATTTTGGTGTTATTCCAACTTCTCCTAGTTTGGGAGGTTTAGGAGAGGCTTTTTTTGCCAATAATGATATTGATTTCAAAGATAAAACAGGAATTGATCATGATAAATTTAGTTTCGGCTTAAAAAAATCATTGTTTAACTTTATGCACGGCATTTGCTTTGACTACGAGTTGCAAGATTGGTTCGATTTTAAAATTCCTAAAACTAAGATTCCTATTGATTTTATCGAAAAAGCTTTAGCAAACGATCTTGTTTTGACCACAAAACCTACTGCCAAAATAGTATGGCTTGGAGGAAAACCCGAAATAGATCATTTTACCAAATCCAAAAAAGGGAATTCGTGGGAGATGATGCGTTTGACTTTTCATGATAAAAAAGAAAGTTTTGAGATTCAAACCAACAAAGAAGAAGGAGAGTGGTTGGCTCAAATGTTAGTCAAAATTTCGGTCCATACTAATAAGGTATATACTTTTCAAGAATTAAAAGCCGATTTTGAAAGT